In Aricia agestis chromosome 5, ilAriAges1.1, whole genome shotgun sequence, the genomic stretch cagaatctaattttgaaatctttattttaaatatttaaaaataaattatatcagccagcgcgaggcacattccgttcataatcctagtgaaacccgacgaatttgacagatattgaaacctgtccgtctctttgcagtcaaactactggtcgttatgtctattttGGTACGAAGGCGTTTTGACTTACCGTAATAGTATGTACTTATATGGtacttattatgattcatatttgtTATCTTTTTCTTTTGCCTTTCTTTTCTCTTTGATTTTAACATGTTACTtaccattttagtaatttaagtaATCACTTATTGCTAAATTGTTTTAGGCTGAAATTATTGATGAGTCAATAATTAAACCAGATATAGTACTGAAGTATGCTCTCTTGGATTCTTTGGACTTTGATTTAAATGATCCTCCCGTTCGTAAGGATGATTTGATGTCATTTTTTGGCAGAGAACACGGAATAAGATTGATCCAAGATGAAAATATTTCATATAGAGATGAATACTCAGCACCATTCTTGTATCAAACCAAAAGTCAACTAAATTTATGTGTCCTCAGTGAGCATAGGGCACCAAAAGAGACCAAATGTACTTCCCCACCTCCTATCATGACTGAGCTCGCATTATCTCATTCCAAAGTtgtaaatgaactaaaaaatgCATTGAAATCTCATGATGTCCTAAAACCAACGAGTAAAGAATCTCATGACAGAGAAGTAACATCTCCAACCAGTTTTCTGAGCAAATTCATTGGAAACTTTCAAAAGAAGGATGAAGAAAAGGAGTGTCTGGTGCCCACCTTACCACAGGGACAGATTGTGGCGTCTTCCGAAAATTTCTTTAAAACTAATTTCAAGAGCCCACCAAGTGACAGTAAATTTGAAAAGAGTTACAGAAGTAGTATTGTGAAGTCGAGTAATggtaaaagttaaatttattataatacaccTTAGTCTTAAAGTTcacattacatttaatttattattgatctacttatgtttttttggttttttaaagctaatggcaaattaataattactcaattattttgtcatttttataataaaaaaataattgaaataagtaagccatacatttaaatattaagattaataattattaataattggcatgaatgaatatttaaataaagaataaaatctttatttaaatgttcATTCATGCCAATTGCTTTTTCCTAcacaattattatgttaacaaCTAGCATTGactagaaattataaaaattagtaTTCACATGATGTCATACATAATACATTGTATTACAAATACAGGAAACAATGTAATAACGATCGGATGGCGCGTAATTGGAATAACAAATATAACGCAATCGCACATCCTATTAACATATTGTGTTGTGTGCACTTAGATTAACATGCTTAAACAGTTATTATGCCTAGTCTAtacactttaaaatttaaaagtgtataaaaattgtatggtGCACAATGCACATGATTGGACCTATCTCTTCAGATGCATGCAAGAGCTAGATATAAAAGTATATCTATCATAAtagtactactactactagaCTTTGCTTCTACATGTTGTGTGCAAACTTCTTGCGTCTCAAGTTTGCATGCAATGCCTAAAATAtgcttttataaattattattcctattataaaaattattacttattagttttatttcatttcagaCCTTTCCGAAGAGAACAGAGGACTCCTTTCATCAAGCCAAGCATCATCAGGAACTGATTTCCAATCTACTGAGACATTGACTGAATCAACCTTGCCAAAGACTGGATACGATTTTCTAGATAATTGGTAATATAAAGTATTGGTAGTATACAGTATGACAAGTTCATAGGGGATgaagatatttataattttttatgagtatactCTGGTAGGAATCTCATAGGGTAAATATGCATTATTCATAATACTGTAAGATCTCAGTATTTTCACAAGTATTGTGTATACttacagactataatattatagtattaaatttaaaatattgtaggcCCATTAAGTATTTGTATTATGTGTACGGCATTTTATGTAAGTGTTCAGCGTgcgttattacttattgtaTAAGGGCTCCATTCCACCGCGGCTCACGGAGAGgctacgcacgtgcgtcaagcttcgctttgtaagaaaatatatgttacagtgtccactgcaacccacggacacgctacgcacgaattgactcacgtagcttgctcaaatatggtgcacacgtagctcaacgctggccacgctacgcatgctatagatcagttaactaaagctggcacgTTCACAGCGCTCACACTTACGCGATTtcactatacagtatgtttaaaatataatatgtttgcatcatgataaaaattatcgtatGTGTACGATAATTATCGTACGGTTCCGAACCCTGGCCGTGCGCCGATCATACGTTACCGACTTGTAACATCACGCCttatttataaacagtagcataagataaataataactgtccccttcacgctcataagatagaccgcgcgcgagagagacgggcagactttttatgatgcgtatgcagtacgacgtcacgccacgcgcttattcacagacactacacaagcgcaatgtTTAATTGTGTTGATCGTGCCAGCTCTTGTTAACTGACCTGTATGCACGATATACACGGAAGCGTGTACATAGGCGAAATAAATCCGTGCACGTCCAcgcgtggccgtgcacagcgtgcgccgcggtggaacGGAGCCTTAAACTTAAAGGAGTACACGCAGATATTAAAAAACTTATTGCTATGAATGATATTATCACCGCCTAGTGCCTACCTTTGAGGCAGAGATATTTATGACTAAGTACTCATCTACTATTAAATGTTCTAAGTTTCAATAAAAAcacagaaaataaaaataattaagtactggTACGGTACTGGAAATACACGAAATATTGTACTCAAGTAGGTGTAGACTGTATTAATAAAAGTTTAGAATTCTGGatctcaaaatattatacactatatttatactaatattataattctgcagagtttgtttgtttgtttgtttgaacgcgctaatcttaggaactactggtccgatttgaaaaattatttcagtgttagatagcatatttatcgaggaaggctataggctatattttatcacgctcagactaataagagcaaagaaataggggaaaatgtggaaaaaacagagggaaattatttgaaattgcttattatcttaagaactactggagcaatttttatgttatttgacaaacatgaagaatagaccacgtgaagggacaaaggctattttttgcggaaaaatttacggttgcgtgaaatccCTAAAtaacgcaagcaaagccgcgcggaatatctatataatataataaaatcgtaggaaagtcaattctgtacattgaatatttttgtacaataaataatacttgggatgtgatctactatgctaacgcggacgaattcgcgggcaacagctagtagcaAATACATTTATAGTAGCAATACTTTTAACATAAGCCTTACCTACCAATAGCCTTTGGGCCACTCTAAACCAGCTCGAAGTTTCTATACCTATGTTTTTCTAAGTTTTTTACTCTTTAGTCTTTtttagaatcataatatttttttctataaaaattaagataataatttattgtgttgAATATTTTGATGCATGCATTTATTTACACACTGTATTTTGTGCTTTAATTATGttgtaataataaaagaaatataatataaatagtaaatCTTTATTTCTGCTTATCGTGAAATtacatttcacttttaataattattcagcaaaacttttcaatattttattttacaaactaCAGACTGGTTGTGAGTAAACTTATATTATGAGCCCAAAtcgtttgaaatattttttcgtatttataacatCCAACCATTGTTTTTCCCAAGGTAATAAAACACTAGTAACCAGAAATGAGCATGCCCTTCTCAACTTGATCAGCCTTATCCTTACCAGTCAACATCTCAATCAACTTCAGTCCAAACCAGTAAGCTGTACCTGGAccctgaaattaaaaaaaaacaactgtcaGGTAAAAACAGTATTTCGGTCTTAACCTTTTCTTATttctaagggggatattagatattggatccgagatcattgagtcaatgatattggataatgtaatatagacatatgattcatttcttccttgatcatagattttctgacatttgctgagagattggatccaatacggtcatagaaataggtgttgccagttatttaatatgaaaaagagtttttaatttcttgttcgtaaatatgtttcaaataatgtaatgtaattatttatctaattatatacgagggctgctatttatgtatccggaactggccacttacaagaacaatatttaaaaagtaattacaacatttgaaaatagaactctttggttgaagaatacattttgtttcatgtgactgtcaattatttttccattgtggcgtcattttgaaaattgcgtgtcttcatttgccatggatttaacgcgtgaacattttcgtgcaatgatttactacgattttcggcgtgggctaaatcaacaacagtgctttattcaactcaccgcaacttttggagatgaagcaccatcaaaaaccactgtttatcactggtacagtgagtttaatcgtgggcggtctatgctcacggatgaaaataaagaaggtcgcccaaaaacagctgttgtcccacaaaatatagatgctgtgcgggaactaataatgcgtgatcgtcatgttacatatcgcgagatagaggcgtccttaggcataagtatgacgagcatacataagatattacacgaacatttggcagtaaaaaaaaatatgttcgcgttggattccgcacaacttgacaatcgataaaaacgggctcgtgtcgattggtgcaaaaaaatgataaaaaaatacaaccgtggtacgtcaaaagccgtttataatatctacacaggtgatgaatcttggatctatgcatatgaccccgaaactaaacaacagtcaacggtgtgggtgttccaagatgagccgaaaccaacaaaagttactcgtgcaaaaagtactttgaagcaaatggtcgcctgtttttttggaattaatgttaattctgaatggtatacgaccatttgtttacccgaagtctttgaagaaataagaaaggacaaccgacaacgcagaatcatattacatcacgacaatgctagctgtcacacctcagatgaaacaactcagtttttggagggtcaaaagatcgaattgactggtcatccgccgtacagccctgatttggcacctaacgatttctttttatttccatacgcgaagaacaaattacgtggtcaacgtttttcgagccgcgaagaggctgttgatgcgttcaaaatgcacgttttggagatacctcaatcagaatggaaaaagtgctatgaaaattggttccagcgtatgcaaaagtgtgtcgatcatcgcggcgaatattttgaaaagcaataaaaccatattaaatgatatatgtttgtttctttttttaattccggatacataaatagcagccctcgtacttggataatcttgctgaaatgacaaaaaacaagccatattaaaaatgacgatgtcttttgacagaCCGAATTCTccgagatctagtaaccctgacgtcaatacctgtcagcgtgagcgctctccattggctattgaaaccacatatgacgtaaaataggatcaatgaaatatgataatgtaatatacagatatgatcaaatgattatatatattggatcctttatatgatcatagaaatgatccaatataaatgataatgtaatacccccctaactTATtgtcatacaataattattatttcttttcatAGTATGAAATGAAGTTACTGCTGTGTACAGTATTAGGTAagtcatagaattagaacgttagaaaaggcattcc encodes the following:
- the LOC121727249 gene encoding uncharacterized protein C1orf198 homolog; this translates as MALSAAAEEYFRTLNPIAAKIHEDITDAKTSYENIWDTLTEKERAEIIDESIIKPDIVLKYALLDSLDFDLNDPPVRKDDLMSFFGREHGIRLIQDENISYRDEYSAPFLYQTKSQLNLCVLSEHRAPKETKCTSPPPIMTELALSHSKVVNELKNALKSHDVLKPTSKESHDREVTSPTSFLSKFIGNFQKKDEEKECLVPTLPQGQIVASSENFFKTNFKSPPSDSKFEKSYRSSIVKSSNDLSEENRGLLSSSQASSGTDFQSTETLTESTLPKTGYDFLDNW